GACGGCCAGATGGTGCTGGCCAACCAGGAGCTGGACTCGTTCGGCCACGTCCGCCTCGGCGGCATCGGCCAGTGGCTCGCCGAGCAGCTGGAGGCCAAGACCGGCAAGGAGGCCCGCACCGTGGTGCTGGGCCACATCCAGCGCGGCGGCACCCCGACCGCCTTCGACCGGGTGCTCGCCACCCGCCTGGGCCTGCAGGCCATCGACGCGGTGCACGAGGGCGACTGGGGCAAGATGGTCGCGATGCAGAGCACCGACATCGTCCGGGTGCCCCTCGCGGAGGCCACCCGCGAGCTGAAGACAGTGCCGCTGGAGCGGTACGCCGAGGCCGAGGTCTTCTTCGGCAGCTGACAAGGGCGCGGCGCGGCGCCGTGCGGCGCCGCGCCGCGCCACCCGCCCCGTCGATCTAGGGCATGTTGCTGTTCGAGGAGATCAACTCACCACGATCCGCCCTAGATCGGCGGGGGGCAGGGAGGGTACGTCGAGATGTCGGCCGGGGTGCACACCGTTGCCGTGATTGGGGCGGGGAAGATTGGGGAGCTGATGCTCTCCGGGTTGCTGCGCTCGGGATGGCCGGTGGAGCGGTTGCTGGCCACCGCCCGCCGGCCGGCCCGCGCCGAGGAGTTGACCGCCCGCTACGGCGTACGGGTTGTCGACAACCTGACCGCGGTGGACGAGGCGGCGGTGCTCGCGGTCTCCGTCAAGCCGCAGGACGCCGCCACGTTGCTGGACGAGATCGGTCCCAAGGTGCCGGCCGACAAGCTCGTCATCTCGCTCTGCGCCGGTCTGCCCACCAGCTTCTTCAACCGCCGGCTGCCCGAGGGCACCCCGGTGGTCCGGGTGATGACCAACACCCCGGCGCTGGTCGACGAGGCGATGACGGCGATCTCGGCGGGCGCGCACGCCACCGGGGCGCACCTGGCGCTGGCGGAGGAGATGTTCAAGCCCCTCGGCCAGACGATCCGGGTGCCCGAGTCGCAGCAGGACGCGGTCACCGCGCTCTCCGGCTCCGGTCCGGCCTACTTCTACCTGCTGGTCGAGGCCATGATCGACGCCGGGA
Above is a window of Micromonospora coriariae DNA encoding:
- the proC gene encoding pyrroline-5-carboxylate reductase, which codes for MSAGVHTVAVIGAGKIGELMLSGLLRSGWPVERLLATARRPARAEELTARYGVRVVDNLTAVDEAAVLAVSVKPQDAATLLDEIGPKVPADKLVISLCAGLPTSFFNRRLPEGTPVVRVMTNTPALVDEAMTAISAGAHATGAHLALAEEMFKPLGQTIRVPESQQDAVTALSGSGPAYFYLLVEAMIDAGILLGLPRQVAHELIVQTAIGSAVMLRDSGEHPVKLREAVTSPAGTTISAIRELEKHGVRAALLAALEAARDRAREIAAQAD